A window of the Chloroflexus sp. Y-396-1 genome harbors these coding sequences:
- a CDS encoding glycosyltransferase family 2 protein: MKLIVQIPALNERDTIGDVIRAIPRQIPGVDQVEVLVIDDGCTDDTVAVALSAGADHVVRHTANKGLATAYQTGIDTALRLGADIIVNTDADNQYPGNEIPHLIAPILAGKADIVIGDRQVHQIEHFSPLKKVLQHVGSAVVRWASETNVPDTVSGFRALSREAALRTFVTSDFSYTVENLIQAGKRRLTIVAVPIKTNPVQRPSRLHRGNWNFVKRQAAIIARTYTTYEPLKVFSYIALFFAVPGILLLAWAATVFIGRRLGVLSASNDQSLLVGSVLVLMALIIFLIGLLADRIGGVRRLQEEILYRTRANLVEQEAWRRTVSARLDRIERALGVTVNDEPE, encoded by the coding sequence ATGAAACTGATCGTCCAGATTCCAGCCCTCAATGAACGTGATACTATCGGCGATGTCATTCGCGCCATTCCCCGTCAGATTCCCGGCGTGGATCAGGTTGAGGTACTTGTTATCGATGATGGTTGCACCGACGACACCGTTGCAGTCGCGCTGAGCGCTGGTGCCGATCATGTTGTGCGCCACACCGCCAACAAAGGGTTGGCAACTGCCTATCAGACCGGGATTGATACTGCATTACGCCTTGGGGCTGACATTATTGTCAACACCGATGCCGATAACCAGTATCCTGGGAATGAGATTCCACACCTGATCGCCCCGATCCTGGCCGGAAAAGCCGATATTGTCATCGGTGATCGGCAGGTACATCAAATCGAACACTTCTCCCCATTGAAAAAGGTGCTTCAACACGTCGGAAGTGCGGTGGTGCGTTGGGCTTCCGAGACCAACGTCCCCGATACTGTTTCCGGATTTCGTGCACTCTCCCGTGAAGCTGCGCTTCGTACCTTCGTCACCTCGGATTTTTCATACACCGTAGAAAATCTGATTCAGGCTGGCAAACGTCGGCTCACGATTGTCGCGGTACCGATAAAAACTAACCCTGTGCAACGACCCTCGCGCCTCCATCGCGGTAACTGGAATTTTGTCAAACGGCAGGCTGCCATCATTGCCCGCACCTACACAACCTACGAACCGCTGAAAGTATTCAGTTATATTGCACTCTTCTTCGCTGTTCCCGGAATTCTTCTTCTTGCCTGGGCAGCGACGGTTTTCATCGGTCGCCGTCTGGGTGTGTTATCAGCTTCTAACGACCAGTCGTTGTTGGTCGGGAGCGTACTGGTTTTAATGGCGTTGATCATTTTTCTGATCGGATTATTGGCCGACCGTATCGGTGGCGTTCGTCGGTTACAGGAAGAGATACTCTACCGTACCCGTGCGAATCTGGTTGAACAAGAAGCGTGGCGACGCACCGTTAGCGCCCGCCTTGATCGGATCGAGCGAGCACTCGGCGTAACGGTGAATGACGAGCCGGAATGA